Proteins found in one Oncorhynchus mykiss isolate Arlee chromosome 3, USDA_OmykA_1.1, whole genome shotgun sequence genomic segment:
- the LOC110520654 gene encoding putative butyrophilin subfamily 2 member A3 yields the protein MQNWTAETLNDSQSFGSFGKSWEKVTHPYDCCSQPFGKPNLSFYQTIRRPLKKCHILFKNFLKGPSRISTVETSSSLDECKAIIRELATELHRISKYQDNFNTSHEDGYSLAECQQFILQWAEELSILPKISVGQSRSSPKPLRTCWEDYEVEERTSPKEAERRLAEAQRIISGWAAGLQTRKQDSVCPGEDVCSVLQDLEGQWKSGKLPNMLPVMDFIIWTVLQEQPKEGSIPELWLKSKQRFKHSGFTTVIPESVWDWISKASVDILLDPESANPDFIVSNNQKRVRVGKIIESKHDPRDGYRHCRASHKYDGWWCALGTQGFTKGRHYWEVGVDGKTDWRIGIAKESAPRRGFSQLNTSTGYWTLRMQISGLKALTVPAVDIKIPENLKKIGVYLDMEEGQLSFYDVVRRSHIYTFNNTFSEQVYPVFGTVETDRDLIIL from the exons ATGCAAAATTGGACTGCAG AAACATTAAACGACAGCCAGAGCTTTGGAAGTTTTGGCAAATCTTGGGAAAAAGTAACACATCCTTATGATTGTTGTTCACAACCATTTGGGAAGCCTAATCTCAGCTTTTATCAG ACAATCAGAAGACCGCTGAAGAAATGTCATATTTTATTTAAGAATTTTCTGAAG GGACCCTCTCGGATTTCCACCGTAGAAACAAGCTCATCTCTGGATGAGTGTAAAGCCATAATCAGAGAACTGGCCACCGAGCTACATCGGATATCAAAG TATCAAGATAATTTCAACACCAGCCACGAGGATGGCTACAGCCTGGCAGAGTGTCAACAGTTCATCCTACAATGGGCGGAGGAGTTGAGCATCTTACCAAAG ATATCCGTGGGGCAAAGCAGGAGCTCACCAAAGCCCCTGCGTACCTGCTGGGAGGActatgaggtagaggagagaacaTCTCCAAAAGAGGCTGAGAGAAGACTGGCAGAAGCTCAGCGCATCATCTCAGGATGGGCTGCAGGACTACAAACACGAAAACAG GACTCAGTGTGTCCAGGAGAGGATGTCTGTTCAGTCCTGCAGGATCTGGAGGGACAGTGGAAGAGTGGGAAACTACCCAACATGCTCCCTGTCATGGACTTCATAATCTGGACTGTGTTACAGGAACAACCTAAAGAG GGCTCCATCCCAGAGCTGTGGCTCAAATCCAAGCAGAGGTTCAAACACTCAG GCTTCACCACAGTGATTCCTGAATCAG TATGGGACTGGATAAGCAAAGCATCAG TTGACATCCTCTTGGACCCTGAATCAGCCAATCCAGATTTCATAGTGTCCAACAATCAGAAACGTGTGAGAGTGGGCAAAATAATAGAGAGTAAACATGATCCTAGAGACGGATACCGTCACTGCCGCGCATCTCACAAGTATGACGGGTGGTGGTGTGCACTGGGAACACAGGGCTTTACCAAGGGTAGGCATTACTGGGAGGTGGGGGTGGACGGGAAGACAGACTGGAGGATAGGGATAGCTAAGGAGTCTGCACCAAGAAGAGGCTTCAGTCAACTGAACACATCAACAGGTTACTGGACACTACGGATGCAGATCAGTGGGCTGAAGGCTCTAACTGTTCCGGCTGTTGATATCAAGATTCCAGAAAATCTCAAGAAGATTGGGGTCTACCTTGACATGGAGGAGGGGCAGCTCTCCTTTTATGACGTTGTAAGACGCAGCCATATCTACACCTTCAATAACACGTTTTCTGAACAGGTTTATCCAGTCTTTGgcacagtagagacagacagagaccttaTCATACTGTAG
- the LOC110520655 gene encoding granzyme B, with protein MYLNLLILLQLLSSAGASESGIVGGKIAKPHSRPYMVSLQHRGYHVCGGMLIREDFVLTSAHCLKNAYPLTVVLGAHDLTKEEKKSRQEIQVVHHHRHPLHGQYSQLTYDIMLLQLKTKAKLNRYVKVTGLPKKDGSTPANIKCSVAGWGKTNSNNNQGSGVLMEVAVTLEDVSECKKVWQKYFDKKQMMCTRTTGGKGFCQGDSGGPLICNNKAQGIVAFNYLERCDDSRYPHVFMKIPFFMPWIKEVLHGYGANMSLNKQE; from the exons ATGTACCTgaacctcctcatcctcctccaacTCCTTTCCTCTGCTG GAGCCTCTGAGAGTGGTATTGTGGGTGGTAAGATAGCTAAGCCCCACTCAAGGCCCTATATGGTCTCTCTGCAACACAGAGGATACCATGTTTGTGGAGGAATGCTCATCCGGGAGGACTTTGTCCTGACTTCAGCACACTGCTTGAAAAA TGCTTATCCTTTAACGGTGGTTCTTGGAGCTCACGACCTAAccaaagaagagaagaagagtcGGCAAGAGATTCAGGTGGTACATCACCATCGCCATCCTTTGCACGGACAATATAGCCAGCTCACTTATGACATCATGCTACTCCag TTAAAGACTAAAGCAAAACTGAACAGGTATGTAAAAGTCACTGGACTCCCAAAGAAGGATGGATCAACCCCAGCAAACATCAAGTGCTCCGTAGCTGGTTGGGGCAAGACTAACTCGAACAACAACCAGGGTTCTGGCGTTTTGATGGAAGTGGCGGTGACGTTGGAGGATGTCTCTGAATGCAAGAAGGTGTGGCAGAAATACTTTGACAAAAAACAAATGATGTGCACTCGTACTACCGGAGGGAAAGGATTTTGTCAG GGAGATTCAGGGGGACCTCTTATTTGTAACAACAAGGCACAGGGTATCGTTGCTTTTAATTATCTTGAGAGATGTGATGATTCCCGATATCCTCATGTGTTCATGAAAATCCCTTTCTTCATGCCCTGGATTAAAGAGGTGTTACACGGATATGGTGCCAACATGTCTTTAAACAAGCAGGAATAA